Within Flavobacteriales bacterium, the genomic segment GCGTACAGGATATTCATATTCACTCGATATCGGCAAATATGGATTTTAAACCATCAGATTCATTTATTTTTCGAATGGAAATCAGGTATTTTATCAATAAGAATGCCGATGTGTTTAAACGACAGAATGATTTAGTCCGGGATGATTTATTGCTGACTACCGGTATAGCTTACCGCTTTCAATCGTCGCGGAAACTTCCGGAAAAAAGGATTAAATTGTAAAATGTTAAAGCAAATTGCCCCAAAGATAAATGATGGAAAGAAAGGAATAATCCTCTTTATACTTTTCACATTTTCAGTACAAGTGCTATTTGCTTCCTCAGGCGGAAATAAAGAGTTGAATATTGGACTTGATCATCAAATCATTTACGATTCTACGTTTACCTACGAGCAATATAATTATTCCGGACCTGCTCCTTTGTTTTTAACGATTTGGTTTCCGGTTAAAGGAAAATTAAAAGGAGATTTCATCAGCATGGAAAAATTGCTCCATCCTGTTGTTCCTCCGCAACTGGAACAAGTGTATTCTGCATTGTTAAATAAGCAGCTTGAAATTGTAGTTAGAGATGCTTTTAAAACCAATATTTCTACAGACGAAGAGATCAATTATCCGGATTCGGTCAATGGAAAATTGTTGCATTATTTTTCTTCTTTAACAACTGCATCTAAAGCGGGAAAATTTAAAAAATCTTCATTTCCTGTCATTGTTTATCATCACGGTTCACAAGGATTCGCTGCCGAAAATTGGGAGTTGTGCGAATATTTTGCAAAACGTGGATTTATTGTTGTCAGCTCCAATTTTCATTGGTCGTTTAAGGATGTCATTTTCGGTTTGTTTCCATATCATTTTAAGCGGAGTGAAAATTATTCGGAGGTCCATCGAATGATTCGCTGGGCGAAGGAAAATGGAAATGGTGATGTGTTTTTCATAGGTCACAGCTGGGGTGCGCAGCAGGGTTGGTGTACGCTGCATAATCCGGGTCCTGTTAAAGCTTTCGTTTCATTGGAGACCACCGTCGAAATGCGAACGGATACCTCCGTCATTAAGGAATTTTGGCCGCTGGTTTATGAATCGCTAAAAACGAATTCAAATAAGCTACCCATTCCCGTTCTTCAATTTTCCAATACCGAAAAGGACGAACCATTCGCTTTTTTTGAAAAGTCCTGCACATCAACCTTTGTTCAGGCGGGCTACAAAACTTATTTTCCGCATAACGCATATACTTCCGTTTTTTTCTCGAGAATGTGGATGAATGAGCAATTGAACAATCCCGATCAGAAGGCTTTGCTTTTGTATCATCAGGTTTATGTAAAGCATCTGGAAATGATCCATCAGTTTTTACTGCATCATAAAACGACAAAATTGGATTACTTTGGTCCATACGCTACAGATTTTTACCTGCATTATCCGAATCAATAAGCCTTTTTCCTATTTTTAACTATGGTTCCAAATCCGATTGTCGACGAATATTTTACTGATGGCTGTGGACGTTGTCCTCTGGCCGCTACTCCCGAATGCAAAGTTCATCGCTGGAAGGATGAATTAAAGTTGATGCGTGAATTGTTATTGGAGAGCGGTTTACAGGAAGAACGTAAATGGGGCGTTCCGTGTTATACCTATAAAGGGAAAAACGTGATTTTATTGGGCGCCTTCAAGGAGAATTGTGTCATCAGTTTTTTGAAAGGCGTGTTGTTGAAGGATCCAAAAAATGTCCTTGAACTCCCGGGAGAGAATTCGCAGTCGACCCGCTTTATCCGCATTACTTCACTAAAGCAATTATCTAAATTAGTTCCCACCATCAAAGCGTATTTACAAGAAGCAATATTGGTGGAGAAATCGGGACAAAAAGTGGAGTTGAAAAAAACGGAAGATTATGAAGTCCCTTCGGAATTAAGTGCTATTTTAAAGAAAAATGCCTCACTACGTAAAGCATGGGAGAAGTTAACACCGGGACGAAAACGTTCGTATTTATTGCACGTGGGATCCGCTAAGCAGGAAGCGACGCGGGTTTCGAGGGTGGAGAAAATTATTCCCGGAATCATGGCCGGAAAAGGTTTTGGAGAGAGGTAAATAAGTGAGCCTATCAAATAAAATGTAAATTTCTTTTTACTTATAAATGATCCGTTTCTTACATCGCATTCTACCGGAATCCCCAAAAAAATTGTTTTGGGCTTCTGTTTTATACACATTAATTTTTGTCGCACTACTCGTATACCTTTCCATATTCTGGCTTTCGCAATATGGTTTACTGATTTTTATTCTGGTTCCATTTTTACTTGGGGCACTTCCAGTGATGCTGTATTCATGCAAGCATTATCCGGATCGGCGACTTGCTGCCAATCTGGGAATTGCAACGTTTATAAGCGCTAATTTTTTAGCATTTTTTCTCGCTTTCGAAGGAGTAATGTGTCTGCTGATGGCATTTCCGATTACGCTCACTTTTTTATTTACAGGGAATTTTATCGCCTATTATTTTGTTGAGGAGGCAAAAAAGAATCATCGCTTATTTCTCCCGATTTTAATTGTTATTCCACCGGTCATAATGTTAGATATAAACCGCGATCCACAATTGTTTTCCGTAACTACATCCATCGAAATCAATGCAGATACGAAAGAGGTTTGGGAGAATGTGGTTACTTTTCCTGAATTAAATGCACCTGAGGAATTGATGTTTCGGTACGGGATTTCCTATCCCATTAATGCCACCATTAAAGGTAATGGAGTAGGGGCAGTTCGGTATTGTAATTTTAATACAGGAAGTTTTGTTGAACCCATTACCACCTGGGAGGATGAAAAGTTGCTTGCATTTGATGTAGTTGAACAACCTGTTCCGAAGCAGGAATTGAGCTTCTGGGATATCGATGCTCCGCATCTCCATGATTTTTTCGTGTCGAAAAAGGGTCAATTCAAACTAAGTACTTTGCCCAACGGAAATACCTTACTGGAAGGAACAACCTGGTATTATAATAATATTTATCCTGCTTTTTACTGGAAGTGGTGGAGCGATTATATTATCCATAAAATTCATTATCGTGTATTGAACCACATAAAAATTAATGCTGAATCGAAATGAAAAAACAATTTTTCCTAATTACGCTGCTAATCGTTCTACATAGTTTATCGGAGAATGCCTTTGCATATGATTTTTCTAAAGCTGAGAAAAACGCCATTGGGAAAATCAGCGAAAAATTGATGCAGGGTTGCGGTAAGGACACTACGTATTTCTTTACTGCTAACAAGGAATTGCAAAAAGCGATTTATTCTAAAGATGAAGCGGGAGTTAATCGAATTTCCAGAGATAATTATGATTTACTGGTGAAAGCAGGTTTTATTTTAAAATCGAATTTAAATTATTCCCTCCTCGCAGAAATTATGTTTAATGCGTGCAAGGATAAAAAGAAGCTTGAAACTGAACATGAGAGTTATTCCGATTGCTATGTTCATTTTAAGAAATTATCTGTTATGGAAAATTTAAATAATTTAAGTCCAATCCTGGAATTTTCATGGGTGGCTGATATTAAACCGAGTGATGTTCATAAATCATTGTATACGTTTTATACCCATTTGATCAGAGTATTGGTATTTCAGCGTGCAGCGACCGAACTATCGAATGAAATACCATCCAATACATTGAAGGAGGAAATAGCTGTTTTCCCACCCGAAAAGAAAGACAGTTTAAAAAAAGAAGAACAGGTTTATGATGTGGTTGAAATTGCACCTTCTTATCCGCTCTCGAAAGAGGAATTAAAAGCCCGATTAACGGTTAAAGATGCTGCGATAAAAGGAAAGGTATACATTCAGTTTATTGTCAATAAAGATGGCACTGTATATGATTTTAAAGTATTGCGCGGTTTGTCTGAACAACAAGATAAAAAAGCCATTGAATTGATTAAGTCGTTGGGTAATTGGATTCCCGGAACTCAGAACGGTGTAAAGGTGAATTGCCGGTATACTCAACCTGTTTATTTTGAATGATATGAAAGCAAAACCATTTTTAGGGATTCTTCATCTGCTATCCTCCTTTCCCATGTTGTTATTGGGAGGAATGTTAATGTTGACTCAATTCGCCATTCTTGCTCCGGCATTTTTGTTCCTTGGTATTTTTACCATCGTTACTGCTTTGGCAACCCGTTTTTATGATCGCTCGCGCAATGGCAAAAATCCGCTAGCCTGGGTTTTAATCCAACTCTTTTTAGTGCTGGGCTCATTTTTGTTTTTATGGTCCGTATTTAGTCAGTACGGCAAAGGAGTTTCCGATGCCGAATTATTGTTTCAATGGATCAGTATGACCGCAGCCGCCAATGTGGTTTACCCTTTTTATTTGCTCGTGGTCTTGTATCGGAAAAAATAAAATGACTACTGTTTTATCTTCGGTACTTCTGGTTTGCGTTTTAGTTCGACTTCTCCTGCTCAATGTCGGAGAAAAGCCATTGAATGAATTCCGTTTGACAATTTTTTTGGCCCTGGCATGCCATTTATGGAATTAAAGAATAAGTCCATCCGGATTATTTCTCATGTTGTATATGGATTTCAAATCCTGATAATTTTGTATCTTTTGATAGAATTTGTACATCATCATTCCTGAAATTATGCGTAGCTATTTCCTTTTAATGTTGTTTTTATTCTCCGGAATTGTGCGTTTAACGGCGCAATCGGAAGAAGAATATTTTATTGAAGCACAGAATAAATACCAGAAAGGCGATTACGCTGCTTGTATTACGATCATCAATAAAGCCATTCAGAAAAATCCGGATGTCCCCCAGTATTACGATCTAAAAGGCGACGCATTGGTAAAATCCGAAAAATACCAGGATGCTTTTGATTGTTTTAGTCTGGCCATTCAGAAGTTTCCTAATTATTGGGCACCCTATTATTCGCGTGGACAAATCCTTGCCGCTACGATGGATTTCGATCTGGCCATTCGGGATTTTACTACAGCCTATGATTTGGCGCCGGGTGAAGAAGAGAAAGAATCGTGTTTGGTCCATAAAGCCACTTCATTAACGGGTAAGCGCGATTTTAAACCGGCTTATGATATTCTTATAGCCATGTATAAAAAAGATACAACCAACCTGGTGGCTTTAACCAATCTTGGTGCTATCTGCGATGAAATCGGTAAGCCCGAAGAAACGATGTTTTTCCTGTTAAAAGCAATTGAGGTCGACAGTACCTTTTATCCGGCATTAGGAAATATCGGATACAAATACCAGAATATGGGTCAATATGAAAAAGCCATTTTTTATTACAATAAAATTTTAGCCCTGAATCCAAACGAACCTCTTGGTTACAGCAACCGGGCATTTAATTTATACAAGTTGGGAAGATTGGATGAAGCCATGAGCGATATTAATCGATCCATCGAACTTTATCCCGCCAATTCGTATGCCTACCGTGTGAGAG encodes:
- a CDS encoding alpha/beta hydrolase, with amino-acid sequence MLFASSGGNKELNIGLDHQIIYDSTFTYEQYNYSGPAPLFLTIWFPVKGKLKGDFISMEKLLHPVVPPQLEQVYSALLNKQLEIVVRDAFKTNISTDEEINYPDSVNGKLLHYFSSLTTASKAGKFKKSSFPVIVYHHGSQGFAAENWELCEYFAKRGFIVVSSNFHWSFKDVIFGLFPYHFKRSENYSEVHRMIRWAKENGNGDVFFIGHSWGAQQGWCTLHNPGPVKAFVSLETTVEMRTDTSVIKEFWPLVYESLKTNSNKLPIPVLQFSNTEKDEPFAFFEKSCTSTFVQAGYKTYFPHNAYTSVFFSRMWMNEQLNNPDQKALLLYHQVYVKHLEMIHQFLLHHKTTKLDYFGPYATDFYLHYPNQ
- a CDS encoding YdeI/OmpD-associated family protein → MVPNPIVDEYFTDGCGRCPLAATPECKVHRWKDELKLMRELLLESGLQEERKWGVPCYTYKGKNVILLGAFKENCVISFLKGVLLKDPKNVLELPGENSQSTRFIRITSLKQLSKLVPTIKAYLQEAILVEKSGQKVELKKTEDYEVPSELSAILKKNASLRKAWEKLTPGRKRSYLLHVGSAKQEATRVSRVEKIIPGIMAGKGFGER
- a CDS encoding energy transducer TonB; its protein translation is MKKQFFLITLLIVLHSLSENAFAYDFSKAEKNAIGKISEKLMQGCGKDTTYFFTANKELQKAIYSKDEAGVNRISRDNYDLLVKAGFILKSNLNYSLLAEIMFNACKDKKKLETEHESYSDCYVHFKKLSVMENLNNLSPILEFSWVADIKPSDVHKSLYTFYTHLIRVLVFQRAATELSNEIPSNTLKEEIAVFPPEKKDSLKKEEQVYDVVEIAPSYPLSKEELKARLTVKDAAIKGKVYIQFIVNKDGTVYDFKVLRGLSEQQDKKAIELIKSLGNWIPGTQNGVKVNCRYTQPVYFE
- a CDS encoding tetratricopeptide repeat protein; translation: MRSYFLLMLFLFSGIVRLTAQSEEEYFIEAQNKYQKGDYAACITIINKAIQKNPDVPQYYDLKGDALVKSEKYQDAFDCFSLAIQKFPNYWAPYYSRGQILAATMDFDLAIRDFTTAYDLAPGEEEKESCLVHKATSLTGKRDFKPAYDILIAMYKKDTTNLVALTNLGAICDEIGKPEETMFFLLKAIEVDSTFYPALGNIGYKYQNMGQYEKAIFYYNKILALNPNEPLGYSNRAFNLYKLGRLDEAMSDINRSIELYPANSYAYRVRGLIWLEKKKKKKACEDFQMAIDGGFTKMYGDEVEKLMREHCK